A window of the Henckelia pumila isolate YLH828 chromosome 3, ASM3356847v2, whole genome shotgun sequence genome harbors these coding sequences:
- the LOC140888110 gene encoding uncharacterized protein, with product MQISGRSGKKLEATKQRKAKEIEEPMAEEIVVEEPKKESESKPMYKPQLPYPQRFKKKALDEKFSKCLGTMLNYAKFIKDVMSKKKRLRDNEVVNLTEECSAILQKRLGAWKSQGDHHHIQLADRSITYPRGIVEDVLVKVDKFIFPADFVNLDMDEDEETPFIFGRPFLATARITDPLERFLVADEVLDKEED from the exons ATGCAAATCAGTGGAAGAAGTGGGAAGAAGTTAGAAGCTACAAAGCAGAGAAAAGCCAAGGAAATTGAAGAACCAATGGCTGAAGAAATTGTGGTTGAAGAGCCCAAGAAGGAATCTGAatctaaaccgatgtacaagccacagCTTCCATACCCACAGCGGTTtaagaagaaggcacttgatgagAAATTTTCCAA atgccttggaacaaTGCTTAActatgcaaaattcatcaaagatgtaatgtcCAAGAAGAAGAGATTGCGAGACAATGAAGTGGTGAATCTGACCGAAGAATGTAGTGCAATCCTGCAGAAaa GACTTGGAGCTTGGAAAAGTCAGGGCGACCACCATCATATACAGCTGGCTGATAGGAGTATCACATACCCTCGtggtattgtggaggatgttttggtgaaGGTTGATAAGTTCATATTTCCAGCAGACTTCGTGAATTtagacatggatgaagatgaagaaactccttttatttttgggagaccttttCTAGCTACTGCAC GAATTACTGATCCACTAGAAAGGTTTTTGGTGGCAGATGAGGTGCTTGATAAGGAAGAGGATTGA